The proteins below are encoded in one region of Microbispora sp. NBC_01189:
- the lgt gene encoding prolipoprotein diacylglyceryl transferase: protein MPLLASIPSPSQGVWNLGPIPIRAYALCIVLGVVVAVWIGERRWRARGGAPGTVTDLAVWAVPFGLVGGRLYHVVTDWQIYFGSDAPKRPIDALFIWEGGLGIWGAIALGALGVWIACRRRGISFTAVADTLAPGVAVAQAIGRWGNYFNQELFGGPTTLPWALEIEPGRPGTVPGVTTYHPTFLYESLWDLALAGVLILAARRFGLRHGRVFALYVAGYTLGRFWIEGLRVDPAHEILGLRLNQWTSIVIFLCAVAYLLLSRNRTGKEPVGVLAGDGEGADPAHQRDQADGPELGGGEAGGLTAARGDTAETDGTGSASVDSASAGSEDAAADSGEGDRAPAGAGATGDGGTMPDPEAGRR from the coding sequence ATGCCCCTCCTCGCCTCGATTCCCAGCCCGTCACAGGGGGTCTGGAATCTCGGACCGATCCCGATCCGCGCGTACGCCCTGTGCATCGTGCTCGGCGTCGTCGTCGCCGTCTGGATCGGCGAACGCCGCTGGCGCGCCCGCGGCGGCGCCCCGGGGACGGTCACCGACCTCGCGGTCTGGGCCGTGCCCTTCGGCCTCGTCGGCGGACGTCTCTACCACGTCGTCACCGACTGGCAGATCTACTTCGGCTCCGACGCGCCCAAGCGGCCGATCGACGCCCTGTTCATCTGGGAGGGCGGCCTCGGCATCTGGGGCGCGATCGCGCTCGGCGCGCTCGGCGTCTGGATCGCCTGCCGCCGCCGCGGCATCTCCTTCACCGCCGTGGCCGACACCCTCGCCCCCGGCGTGGCCGTCGCCCAGGCCATCGGCCGCTGGGGCAACTACTTCAACCAGGAGCTTTTCGGCGGCCCCACCACCCTGCCGTGGGCGCTGGAGATCGAGCCGGGCCGCCCGGGGACCGTCCCCGGCGTGACCACCTACCACCCGACCTTCCTGTACGAGTCGCTGTGGGACCTGGCGCTCGCCGGCGTGCTGATCCTGGCCGCCCGCCGCTTCGGCCTCCGCCACGGCCGGGTGTTCGCGCTGTACGTCGCGGGCTACACGCTGGGCCGCTTCTGGATCGAGGGGCTGCGGGTCGATCCCGCCCACGAGATCCTCGGCCTGCGGCTGAACCAGTGGACCTCGATCGTCATCTTCCTGTGCGCCGTCGCGTACCTGCTGCTGTCCCGCAACCGGACGGGGAAGGAGCCGGTCGGCGTCCTCGCGGGGGACGGCGAGGGCGCCGACCCCGCCCATCAGCGGGACCAGGCCGACGGGCCCGAGCTCGGCGGCGGGGAGGCCGGCGGCCTGACCGCCGCCCGGGGAGACACAGCGGAGACGGACGGCACCGGCTCCGCTTCCGTGGACTCCGCCTCCGCGGGTTCCGAAGACGCCGCGGCGGACTCCGGTGAGGGGGACAGGGCGCCGGCGGGCGCCGGCGCCACCGGCGACGGCGGGACCATGCCGGATCCGGAGGCCGGGCGGCGATGA
- a CDS encoding VIT1/CCC1 transporter family protein produces MTEARTAARAEAHHQHRDVTGGWLRPVVFGAMDGLVSNFALIAGVAGGTAETRIIALAGIAGLAAGAFSMAGGEYVSVASQRELAEAEIDIERRELERHPEAEEAELAQMYVQRGVDPETAREVARQISRDPEEALAVHTRAELGVDPGDLPSPLLAAGSSFLSFALGALVPLLPYLLGARSLWISAAASMVALFVAGAVVSRVTARSWWFSGLRQLVVGAVAAALTWGLGSLIGTGGL; encoded by the coding sequence ATGACCGAGGCCAGGACGGCGGCGCGGGCCGAGGCACACCACCAGCACAGGGACGTCACCGGCGGATGGCTGCGGCCCGTGGTGTTCGGCGCGATGGACGGGCTGGTGTCCAACTTCGCGCTCATCGCTGGTGTCGCCGGTGGCACCGCCGAGACCAGGATCATCGCCCTCGCCGGCATCGCCGGCCTGGCCGCCGGAGCGTTCTCCATGGCGGGCGGCGAGTACGTGTCGGTCGCCAGCCAGCGCGAGCTGGCCGAGGCCGAGATCGACATCGAGCGGCGGGAGCTGGAGCGGCATCCCGAGGCCGAGGAGGCCGAGCTGGCCCAGATGTACGTCCAGCGGGGCGTGGATCCGGAGACCGCCAGGGAGGTCGCGCGCCAGATCTCCCGCGACCCGGAGGAGGCGCTCGCCGTCCACACGCGGGCCGAGCTGGGCGTGGACCCCGGCGACCTGCCGTCGCCGCTGCTCGCCGCCGGGTCGTCGTTCTTATCGTTCGCCCTCGGCGCCCTGGTCCCGCTCCTGCCGTACCTGCTCGGCGCGCGGAGCCTGTGGATCTCGGCCGCCGCGTCGATGGTGGCGCTGTTCGTCGCCGGCGCGGTGGTCTCGCGCGTGACGGCCAGAAGCTGGTGGTTCAGCGGCCTCCGCCAGCTCGTGGTGGGGGCCGTGGCGGCGGCGCTGACCTGGGGACTGGGGTCGCTGATCGGAACAGGCGGTCTATGA
- a CDS encoding DUF2752 domain-containing protein, translated as MDVTGRRARDRIWSLRAPFGAAAGLAAAVAYLAVVDPHEPGHYPVCPFYYLTGLYCPGCGALRAVHDLAHADLAGAARMNLLFVVCVPVVIAAWARWTLRSWQGRPVGPGAARPAYLWGLIAVAAVFWVVRNVPFGHFLAP; from the coding sequence GTGGACGTGACCGGACGGCGCGCGCGGGACCGGATATGGTCGCTGCGCGCGCCGTTCGGCGCCGCGGCCGGTCTCGCCGCGGCGGTGGCGTATCTGGCGGTGGTCGACCCGCACGAGCCGGGTCACTACCCCGTCTGTCCCTTCTACTACCTCACCGGTCTGTACTGTCCGGGTTGCGGCGCGCTGCGCGCCGTGCACGATCTCGCGCACGCCGACCTCGCCGGGGCGGCGCGCATGAACCTTCTCTTTGTCGTCTGCGTTCCTGTCGTGATCGCGGCCTGGGCCAGGTGGACGTTACGATCATGGCAGGGGCGGCCCGTGGGCCCGGGCGCCGCACGCCCCGCCTACCTGTGGGGGCTGATCGCCGTCGCGGCCGTCTTCTGGGTAGTGCGTAATGTGCCTTTCGGGCATTTCCTCGCTCCGTGA
- the trpB gene encoding tryptophan synthase subunit beta, which translates to MAGGGVGGDDPDARGKFGIFGGRYVPEALIPALDEVAAEYEKAKTDLDFVREFDHLLRTYAGRPTTLTEVPRFAEHAGGARILLKREDLTHTGAHKINNVLGQALLTRRLGKRRVIAETGAGQHGVATATAAALMGLECVIYMGAVDCERQALNVARMKLLGATVVPVTNGSQTLKDAINEAFRDWVTNVEHTHYLFGTVAGPHPFPEIVRDFARIIGVEARRQVRELTGRLPDAVCAAVGGGSNAIGLFHAFIPDEGVRLYGYEAGGRGAESGEHALTLTQGSVGVLHGARTYVLQDDEGQTIESHSISAGLDYPGVGPEHAWLKDSGRATYEGVTDEEAMEAFALLARTEGIIPAIESSHALAGALRLGRELGPDALILVNLSGRGDKDMGTAMKYFNL; encoded by the coding sequence CTGGCCGGGGGCGGAGTCGGCGGCGACGATCCGGACGCCCGGGGCAAGTTCGGCATATTCGGCGGCCGGTACGTGCCCGAGGCGCTCATCCCGGCCCTCGACGAGGTGGCCGCCGAGTACGAGAAGGCCAAGACCGATCTCGACTTCGTCCGCGAGTTCGACCACCTGCTGCGCACGTACGCGGGCCGTCCCACCACGCTGACCGAGGTGCCGCGCTTCGCGGAGCACGCGGGCGGCGCGCGGATCCTGCTCAAGCGGGAGGACCTCACCCACACCGGGGCCCACAAGATCAACAATGTGCTCGGCCAGGCGCTGCTGACCAGACGGCTGGGCAAGCGGCGGGTCATCGCGGAGACCGGGGCGGGCCAGCACGGCGTCGCCACCGCGACCGCCGCGGCGCTGATGGGCCTGGAGTGCGTCATCTACATGGGCGCCGTCGACTGCGAGCGCCAGGCGCTCAACGTCGCCAGGATGAAGCTCCTCGGCGCGACGGTCGTCCCGGTCACGAACGGCAGCCAGACCCTCAAGGACGCGATCAACGAGGCGTTCCGCGACTGGGTCACCAACGTGGAGCACACCCACTACCTGTTCGGCACGGTCGCCGGGCCGCACCCGTTCCCCGAGATCGTCCGGGACTTCGCCCGGATCATCGGAGTCGAGGCGCGCCGCCAGGTGCGGGAGCTCACCGGCCGCCTGCCCGACGCGGTCTGCGCCGCCGTCGGCGGCGGGTCGAACGCCATCGGCCTCTTCCACGCCTTCATCCCCGACGAGGGCGTCCGGCTGTACGGCTACGAGGCCGGCGGCCGGGGCGCGGAGTCCGGCGAGCACGCGCTCACCCTCACCCAGGGCAGCGTCGGCGTGCTGCACGGCGCCCGCACCTACGTCCTGCAGGACGACGAGGGCCAGACGATCGAGTCGCACTCGATCTCCGCCGGTCTCGACTACCCCGGCGTCGGCCCCGAGCACGCGTGGCTGAAGGACAGCGGCCGCGCCACCTACGAGGGCGTGACCGACGAGGAGGCCATGGAGGCCTTCGCCCTGCTCGCGCGCACCGAGGGCATCATCCCGGCCATCGAGTCCTCACACGCGCTCGCGGGCGCGCTGCGGCTCGGCCGCGAACTCGGCCCGGACGCCCTGATCCTGGTGAACCTCTCGGGACGCGGCGACAAGGACATGGGCACCGCCATGAAGTACTTCAACCTCTGA
- a CDS encoding bis-aminopropyl spermidine synthase family protein, producing MGGHEAIDELLAEAGVDGLGLRGALALLSGGRWWTLPDLVRETATPRRTIESLLRALPLEHSGDRVRIPMDQVNRFNAGVEPDISDLGNPVSEMVPEHAETLARLERLIAEAPRGRHALDHVSATAETVLRRALLLGRRFWLPGARLLCVGDHDLTSLAVRMVHPEVEVAVADIDDRILEFVDAQDLGVRTRWADLRLGLPPSLRGWADLAITDPPYTPEGIGLFAARAAEGLRDRERGRILVAYGASERTPMLALKVQKALVDLNLLHEAIFPHFNRYHGAEAIGSAADLYVLRPTTKTWPAIAARLDRLATAIYTQGPQAVESAPAGRPGRAAAKAAGGAAGPGADSAADSAAESAADRAADEAAVAAFGPGLLAGDWPRGLLPQVPRTRLATLLAKPYAADPERVAIAVPAGLEAALPRLLLATRARHVRVLTAGPVAGLPALAALLAPVYDLAAEGRVLDAVRLAPPEGGPDRIIRAILDSAHGKLANTWREALTRTGPTTTDLTETPGLTKRQARAAVEEAAPWAGDATPLELPLHRLTQMTEEIAAPTPA from the coding sequence ATGGGTGGACATGAGGCGATCGACGAACTGCTCGCGGAGGCCGGCGTGGACGGCCTGGGCCTGCGCGGGGCACTGGCGCTCCTGTCAGGCGGCCGCTGGTGGACCCTGCCTGACCTGGTACGGGAGACCGCGACGCCACGGCGGACGATCGAGTCGCTGCTGCGGGCGCTCCCCCTTGAGCACAGCGGCGACCGTGTCCGGATACCCATGGATCAGGTCAACCGCTTCAACGCGGGGGTCGAGCCGGATATTTCCGATCTGGGGAATCCGGTGTCCGAAATGGTGCCGGAACACGCCGAAACCCTGGCCCGCCTGGAGCGGCTGATCGCCGAGGCTCCCCGGGGCCGGCACGCGCTCGACCATGTCTCCGCGACCGCCGAGACCGTGCTGCGCCGCGCCCTCCTGCTGGGGCGGCGGTTCTGGCTGCCCGGCGCCCGCCTGCTGTGCGTCGGCGACCACGACCTGACCTCGCTGGCCGTGCGGATGGTCCACCCGGAGGTCGAGGTGGCGGTGGCCGACATCGACGACCGCATCCTGGAGTTCGTCGACGCCCAGGACCTCGGGGTGCGCACCCGGTGGGCCGACCTGCGCCTCGGCCTGCCGCCGTCGCTGCGCGGCTGGGCCGACCTCGCGATCACCGACCCGCCGTATACACCGGAGGGGATCGGGCTGTTCGCCGCCCGGGCCGCCGAGGGCCTGCGCGACCGCGAGCGGGGACGCATCCTTGTGGCGTACGGCGCCTCCGAGCGCACCCCGATGCTCGCGCTGAAGGTGCAGAAGGCTCTTGTCGACCTCAATCTTCTGCATGAGGCGATATTTCCGCACTTCAACCGATATCACGGGGCAGAGGCGATCGGCAGCGCGGCGGACCTCTACGTGCTGCGTCCCACCACGAAGACCTGGCCCGCGATCGCGGCGCGGCTCGACCGCCTCGCCACGGCCATCTACACGCAGGGCCCCCAGGCCGTGGAGTCCGCCCCCGCCGGGCGTCCCGGCAGGGCGGCGGCGAAGGCGGCAGGCGGCGCGGCCGGCCCGGGTGCGGACAGCGCGGCGGACAGTGCGGCTGAGAGCGCGGCGGACAGGGCGGCGGACGAGGCGGCGGTGGCCGCGTTCGGGCCGGGCCTGCTCGCCGGGGACTGGCCGCGCGGCCTGCTGCCCCAGGTGCCCCGCACCCGGCTCGCCACGCTGCTGGCCAAGCCGTACGCCGCCGACCCGGAGCGGGTGGCGATCGCGGTGCCGGCCGGGCTGGAGGCGGCCCTGCCCCGCCTGCTGCTCGCCACCCGGGCCCGGCACGTGCGGGTGCTCACCGCCGGCCCGGTCGCCGGTCTGCCCGCGCTGGCCGCGTTGCTCGCCCCGGTCTACGACCTCGCCGCCGAGGGCCGTGTCCTCGACGCCGTACGGCTCGCGCCGCCGGAGGGCGGGCCGGACCGGATCATCCGCGCGATCCTCGACAGCGCGCACGGCAAGCTTGCCAACACCTGGCGGGAGGCGCTCACCAGGACCGGCCCGACGACGACCGACCTCACCGAAACGCCCGGGCTCACCAAGCGGCAGGCCAGGGCCGCCGTGGAGGAGGCCGCTCCCTGGGCCGGCGACGCGACCCCGCTCGAACTCCCGCTCCACCGCCTCACCCAGATGACGGAAGAGATCGCCGCCCCCACCCCGGCCTGA
- the trpA gene encoding tryptophan synthase subunit alpha: MTTLQAVFDKARAEDRAALVGYLPAGFPTKDGAVKAATAMVEAGCDVIEIGLPYSDPLMDGPTIQDAVHRSLENGTRIADVLRTVEGVAKSGAATLVMTYWNPIDRYGAERFARDLASAGGVGTITPDLTPEESGPWLDASRESGLGTVFLVAPSSPDERIARVAACCTGFVYAASLMGVTGARESVSSAAEGLVKKTRAHTSLPVCVGLGVGNGAQAAEVASYADGVIVGSAFIRRLLDAPDETSGLAAVRELGEELARGVRR, translated from the coding sequence ATGACGACACTCCAGGCGGTGTTCGACAAGGCACGCGCCGAGGACAGGGCCGCGCTCGTCGGCTACCTGCCGGCCGGCTTCCCGACCAAGGACGGCGCGGTGAAGGCCGCGACCGCGATGGTCGAGGCCGGCTGCGACGTGATCGAGATCGGCCTGCCGTACTCCGATCCGCTGATGGACGGCCCGACGATCCAGGACGCGGTGCACCGGTCGCTGGAGAACGGCACCCGCATCGCCGACGTGCTGCGCACCGTCGAGGGCGTGGCGAAATCCGGGGCCGCGACGCTGGTGATGACGTACTGGAACCCGATCGACCGCTACGGCGCCGAGCGCTTCGCGCGCGACCTCGCCTCGGCGGGCGGCGTCGGGACCATCACTCCGGACCTGACGCCCGAGGAGTCCGGGCCCTGGCTCGACGCGAGCCGGGAATCCGGCCTCGGCACGGTCTTCCTCGTCGCGCCCAGCTCGCCGGACGAGCGCATCGCCCGGGTCGCCGCCTGCTGCACCGGTTTCGTGTACGCGGCCTCGCTGATGGGCGTGACCGGTGCCAGGGAGTCGGTCAGCTCGGCGGCCGAGGGACTGGTCAAGAAGACCAGGGCGCACACGTCGCTGCCGGTCTGCGTGGGTCTCGGCGTCGGGAACGGCGCCCAGGCCGCCGAGGTCGCGTCGTACGCCGACGGGGTCATCGTCGGGTCGGCCTTCATCCGGCGGCTGCTCGACGCGCCGGACGAGACGTCCGGACTCGCGGCGGTACGCGAACTCGGGGAGGAACTCGCCAGGGGTGTCCGGCGCTGA
- a CDS encoding DoxX family protein — MVQLASGAQVSGRLPSAKPVFPWVTTAARVVLAAVLIVAGALKIGAPALSVQAVRAYQLLPESLAQVVGYGLPVVEIIAGLLLLVGLFTRVAAGAGGVLMVAFVIGIGSAWARGLRIDCGCFGGDGTLAAGQDPNYFWELARDIGLLACAAWIVVKPVSRLSLDSALGFGGTREPVDEDGPDEDRDDRV; from the coding sequence ATGGTTCAGTTGGCATCCGGCGCTCAGGTGTCCGGCCGGTTACCGTCCGCGAAACCGGTCTTCCCTTGGGTCACGACCGCGGCGCGCGTCGTGCTGGCGGCCGTGCTGATCGTCGCCGGCGCGCTCAAGATCGGTGCGCCCGCGCTGTCGGTGCAGGCGGTGCGCGCCTATCAGCTGCTGCCGGAGTCCCTGGCGCAGGTCGTCGGGTACGGCCTGCCGGTCGTGGAGATCATCGCGGGCCTGCTGCTGCTCGTCGGCCTGTTCACCCGGGTGGCGGCGGGAGCCGGTGGCGTGCTGATGGTGGCCTTCGTCATCGGCATCGGGTCCGCGTGGGCCAGGGGGCTGCGCATCGACTGCGGCTGCTTCGGCGGCGACGGCACCCTCGCCGCGGGCCAGGATCCGAACTACTTCTGGGAACTCGCACGTGACATCGGGCTGCTCGCCTGCGCGGCGTGGATCGTCGTGAAGCCGGTGAGCCGTCTGTCGCTTGACTCGGCTCTCGGTTTCGGGGGAACCCGGGAGCCGGTGGACGAGGACGGTCCGGACGAGGATCGGGACGACCGCGTCTGA
- a CDS encoding DUF4190 domain-containing protein, which produces MSHGYLPGDSGGHGHPPGAGGVPPVSGYGHGYGYPPPPPPYGYHQPHGPRTNGMAVASLVLGVLGLLLCGIPGIAGVICGHVALHQTRRTGEQGRGLAIAGLILSYAGAAVWLLYAIGLGLLAALSVAHVAG; this is translated from the coding sequence ATGAGCCACGGGTACCTGCCGGGTGACTCGGGTGGTCACGGCCACCCGCCCGGCGCGGGCGGCGTGCCGCCGGTCTCCGGCTACGGCCACGGGTACGGCTATCCGCCGCCGCCCCCTCCGTACGGGTATCACCAACCCCATGGTCCCCGCACGAACGGCATGGCCGTCGCTTCGCTCGTTCTCGGCGTCCTCGGCCTGCTCCTCTGCGGGATTCCCGGGATCGCCGGCGTCATCTGTGGTCACGTCGCGTTGCACCAGACACGCCGGACGGGCGAACAGGGCCGGGGTCTCGCGATCGCCGGGCTGATCCTGTCCTACGCCGGCGCCGCCGTCTGGCTCCTCTACGCGATCGGGCTGGGTCTGCTGGCGGCGCTGAGCGTCGCGCACGTCGCCGGTTAG
- a CDS encoding DsbA family protein produces the protein MSKRTSEAAKARIAAQREALRKQDQRRRVTMIATIAVVVVVAAAFVVWSVRQGASEKVAGGLAAVTVQEDGTVVMAKPGVTTPVVDVYEDFQCPACKQFEETSGATLKNLAAEGKAKVAYHVITIFTQEPTKGNSLRAASAARCVTDGRQWVAFHDKLYKNQPSETSSGFSVDQLITWGKEAGVTSSGFDDCVRKQGNVQAHQTYTQQVMSTQKLGGTPTVKINGKELDSTTAFVPSALRDAVVNAAKG, from the coding sequence GTGAGCAAGCGGACGAGTGAGGCGGCCAAGGCGCGCATCGCGGCGCAGCGGGAGGCGCTGCGCAAGCAGGACCAGCGCAGGCGCGTCACGATGATCGCCACCATCGCGGTGGTCGTCGTGGTCGCGGCCGCCTTCGTCGTGTGGTCGGTGCGGCAGGGCGCCTCGGAGAAGGTCGCCGGCGGCCTCGCCGCGGTGACCGTGCAGGAGGACGGGACTGTCGTGATGGCCAAGCCGGGGGTCACCACGCCCGTGGTCGACGTGTACGAGGACTTCCAGTGCCCGGCGTGCAAGCAGTTCGAGGAGACCAGCGGCGCCACGCTGAAGAACCTGGCCGCCGAGGGCAAGGCGAAGGTCGCCTACCACGTGATCACGATCTTCACGCAGGAGCCGACCAAGGGCAACTCACTGCGCGCGGCCTCGGCCGCCCGGTGCGTCACGGACGGCCGGCAGTGGGTGGCGTTCCACGACAAGCTCTACAAGAACCAGCCGAGCGAGACCTCCAGCGGGTTCTCGGTGGACCAGCTGATCACGTGGGGCAAGGAGGCGGGCGTGACCTCCTCCGGCTTCGACGACTGCGTGCGCAAGCAGGGCAACGTCCAGGCGCACCAGACGTACACGCAGCAGGTCATGAGCACGCAGAAGCTGGGCGGCACGCCGACCGTCAAGATCAACGGCAAGGAGCTCGACAGCACGACCGCGTTCGTGCCGAGCGCGCTGCGCGACGCCGTGGTCAACGCCGCCAAGGGCTGA
- a CDS encoding RDD family protein, with translation MTYGNDPYNQGGYPPQQPPQQPGGQGGYPPPQGGYPPPPQGGQYGPGQYGGAYGQPSGGYGGPELAHWGLRVGAYLIDALIVGIPSGILYAIGGSMTANSLEMDPTTNQVTTTGGSGIGMIIYLLGFVVAIGLGLWLKYQEGTTGQTVGKKVLGIKTVKEETGEYIGFGMAFVRYLCHIIDGLPCYIGFLWPLWDAKRQTFADKIVGTVVVRA, from the coding sequence ATGACCTACGGCAACGACCCGTACAACCAGGGTGGTTACCCCCCTCAGCAGCCTCCCCAGCAGCCCGGCGGGCAGGGCGGGTACCCGCCGCCCCAGGGCGGTTACCCCCCGCCGCCGCAGGGCGGCCAGTACGGCCCCGGCCAGTACGGCGGCGCGTACGGCCAGCCCTCCGGCGGCTACGGCGGCCCCGAGCTCGCCCACTGGGGCCTGCGCGTCGGCGCCTACCTGATCGACGCCCTGATCGTCGGCATCCCGTCCGGAATCCTCTACGCCATCGGCGGCTCCATGACCGCCAACTCCCTGGAGATGGACCCGACCACGAACCAGGTCACGACGACGGGCGGCAGCGGGATCGGCATGATCATCTACCTCCTGGGCTTCGTCGTCGCGATCGGCCTCGGCCTGTGGCTGAAGTACCAGGAGGGCACCACCGGCCAGACGGTGGGCAAGAAGGTCCTCGGCATCAAGACGGTCAAGGAGGAGACGGGCGAGTACATCGGCTTCGGCATGGCCTTCGTCCGGTACCTCTGCCACATCATCGACGGCCTGCCCTGCTACATCGGCTTCCTCTGGCCGCTGTGGGACGCCAAGCGGCAGACCTTCGCCGACAAGATCGTCGGCACCGTGGTCGTGCGCGCCTGA
- the trpC gene encoding indole-3-glycerol phosphate synthase TrpC, with the protein MSVLDDIIVGVREDLEERQRDVPIEELKRIAARAPEPLDAYAALGGDRVSVIAEVKRSSPSKGALAAIADPAALAADYEEGGAHVISVLTERRRFGGTLADLAAVRAAVDVPVLRKDFIVTSYQLWEARAHGADLALLIVAALDQQALVSLIERAESIGLCPLVEVHTEEELTRAVDAGAKVVGVNARDLKTLQVDREVFARLAPKVPDGVIKIAESGVRGPHDLLAYARAGADAVLVGESLVTGRDPKAAVNDLVTAGAHPASRQDTGSERHP; encoded by the coding sequence GTGAGTGTTCTTGACGACATCATCGTGGGCGTGCGGGAGGACCTCGAGGAGCGGCAGCGCGACGTGCCGATCGAGGAGCTCAAGCGCATCGCCGCCCGCGCCCCCGAGCCCCTGGACGCCTACGCCGCGCTCGGCGGCGACCGGGTCTCGGTGATCGCCGAAGTGAAGAGGTCGAGCCCGTCCAAGGGCGCGCTCGCCGCCATCGCCGACCCCGCCGCGCTCGCCGCCGACTACGAGGAGGGCGGCGCGCACGTCATCAGCGTGCTGACGGAGCGGCGCAGGTTCGGCGGCACGCTCGCCGACCTCGCGGCCGTGCGGGCCGCGGTCGACGTGCCCGTCCTGCGCAAGGACTTCATCGTCACCTCCTACCAGCTGTGGGAGGCCCGGGCGCACGGCGCCGACCTCGCCCTGCTGATCGTGGCGGCCCTCGACCAGCAGGCGCTCGTCTCGCTGATCGAGCGGGCCGAGTCGATCGGGCTCTGCCCGCTCGTCGAGGTGCACACCGAGGAGGAGCTGACCCGCGCGGTGGACGCCGGCGCGAAGGTCGTCGGCGTCAACGCCCGCGACCTGAAGACGCTGCAGGTGGACCGCGAGGTGTTCGCCAGGCTCGCGCCCAAGGTGCCGGACGGCGTCATCAAGATCGCGGAGTCCGGGGTGCGCGGGCCGCACGACCTGCTCGCGTACGCGCGGGCGGGAGCCGACGCGGTGCTGGTGGGCGAGAGCCTCGTCACCGGCAGGGACCCCAAGGCCGCGGTCAACGACCTGGTGACCGCGGGCGCGCACCCGGCCTCGCGGCAGGACACCGGCTCCGAGAGGCACCCGTGA